CGTCCACGGCGCAGCCGCGGGCCTCCACCTCATGGTCACCTTCCCGCCCGGCACCTCCCGCCGGCTCCCGGTCGAGAGCGACACCGAACTGGCCGCCAGCGCCCTCGAACACGGCGTCAAGACCCAGCCGCTGTCGTGGCACACCCAACACCCCGGACACCCCGGCCTCGTCCTCGGCTACGCCGCGGCCCAGCCCACCGCCATCAGCCAAGGCATCGAAACCCTCGCGCGCCTCCTGCCCACCACCTCACCCCGGGCCCGCACCTGAGCATCCCGCCCACGGTGGCCACCGTGGGCACCCCTCCCCGGGTCCGCGACGGCCGGCGCGGCGACCCCGCCGCTCAGCGGTGCCGCGGAGCGGCGTGCCCCATCATCTCCGTGGCCTCGGTGAACGAAAATCCCAGGTCCTCATGGAGGATCCGCGTGTCATCCGCGTGCCCGGCCAGTGAATGCCCCGCCGCCCCCGCCTCTTCCGGTGCCTGCGCGCTGGTGCGGACATGACGGGTCAGCAGCCTCCAGGCATAGGCGTTGGTGTGCGGGCTGCGCAGCGCCTGCTCCCACTTCTGTGCCAGCTCCTCGAACGCCATCCGCACCACGACGTCCGCGGTCTCCGCGTCGGCCAGACGGCTGCGCGCGTACTGCTGGTAGCGGCTTTGGTAGAGCGCGCAGAAAGCGGCGAATTCCACGGACACGTCACCGTGCGGAGGTGCGGCGGAGGCATCCGGTTCGCCGCGCGATTCCCGGTCGTCCCGGTCGCGGGGTTCCTGGGGGTGTCCGTACGGGCGCTCGTCGTCGGGGCACTCCCGCGCCTCTTCCGGACCGCTCTCCTCGCCCTCGGGGCACTGCTGTGCCGGCTGTTCGCGCGACGAGAGCGAATGAACGTTCACCGTTCCCTTCCCCCTCCCATCCCTCCGTCACGGTCCGCTTTCGCCGGAAGCTACATGCCGTGCCGCCGCCACGCTACGGCTGCCCGCCGCATGCAAATTCATCGTCAATTGCACGAACAGCCACCGGAGTTGCGCAACTCCATCATTTCGAACTGACTGTCGACGCAGAGCCTATTTCCGTATCCTGTGTGAACGCAGAGGGCCACTCTTTGATCGAATCTGAACGAATACCTTCGTCAACTGCCCACCCATCATCTCGGCTCGAAATAGCGCACGCCCGCCCGGCGGGCGGCCTCCGCGAGGAATTTCACCGCGCCGGGGGATGCGGCGCCCGTGTGTTCGCTTCCTTCGGAGGTTTGCGATTGGCATCATAGTGATGCCATAGTGGCACCATGGATATCACGCCGTACGTCGACACCCTCCGCCGCGAACTGGCACTGGCCGCGGAGGCCGGAGGCGAGGAAACCCGAGAGGCGGGCGAACGCCTGGTCGCCTCCCTGGAGTCCGGAGTACGGCTGATGCTGCTGGAGGCCCTGTCCGCCGCGGCCGGCGAGATCACCGGCGAACTGGCCCCGGGCTCCGTGGATGTCCGTCTGCGTGGCCGGGACCCCGAGTTCGTCGTCACCCCCGCCCCCCACGACGACTGGCCGACCGGTCCCTCTTCCCCGCCCCCCGCCCCGGCCTCTCTTGCGGACCCCGCCCCGGGGGCCGAGGAAATCTCCCGGATCAACCTGCGCCTCCCCGCCCACCTGAAGGCCAGGGCAGAGGAATCAGCCGCCCGTGAGGGCCTCTCCCTGAACGCCTGGCTGGTGCGGGTCGTCGGACGAGGGGTGGAGGGAACCGGCGGCCCCGGGTCTGGGGCAGCGGGGGGAACGGGGGGTGCTGTGCGCGGCCAGGGCTATACGGGGTGGGTGCGCTAGTGCCGTGACCGGCAATGTTTGCCCGACAAGGAGCGTCGTCGTGGGGGCACCGCCCGCGCGAGCGGGGCCGAGCGTGGGGGTGCGTGCGATCGCAAGGCGGCCGGAAGTCCTTGATCGGGGTCTCCCCTGCTCTGGGGGCACCTCCCGGCCGAAGGCCGGGGGAGGAGCTGAGAGCTTGGGGAAGGAGCTACCAGGGCTTTTGGCCAACGCGGCTGGGGGCACCCCCTGCTCGGAGAGCTTGGGGGAGTGCGTGCCGGGCGGCGTGACGGGGCAAAGCTTGCCGGGAGGGGCACTAGGACCGGCCGCCCCGGCCGGGGCCGGCCTGCGTCCGCCTGGCCCTGGCCGCGAGCGCGCGGGTGCCCGGGGTGCAGGCGGTGAGCAGTGCCTCGCGCTGGCTTGGCGGGAGGACGTCGCTGGTGCCGCGCCGTCCACCGTCCAGGATGCCGCCCGCCGCGTCGAGCCACTCCGGGTCCGGCTCGACGCCGATGTGTCCGGCCAGGCGGGTCAGTTGGTGTTCCGGGGCTTCGAGCAGGTCCTCGAAGGCGAGCGGCATCACGGTGCCCGGCGGAAGGGCGTCCAGGTGGGACAGCCCCTCGGTGATCATGCGGGACCACAGGGCCCCGTACCGCGCGACCGGGACCGGGCGCTTCAGCGCGCCCGTCAGGTCGAAGCTGTCGTCGGCCAGCATCCGCTCCAGCTTCGCCGGTGCCTCCGGGCCGCTCCCGTGCGTGGCGTCGGCCAGGAACTCGATGAGCTGGAAGCCGGGGTGGCGGCTCATCGACAGCGCGCAGTCCGGCCCGGCCCGGTACAGGTGCACGAACCGTGCCTCGGGGAAGTGCTGCCGCAGCCGGGGCGCCAAGGAGAGCGAGAATCCTGAGCGCTCCACGACCGCGTGGCCGCCGCAGCGGGCGGACAGCTCGGCGAACAGGGCGCGGTAGTGCCCGGCCGCGGGTCCGGCGGGCCGGGCGGTGAGCACCGGCCGCAGGGCGTCGAACAGGACGTCCGGGTCGGACGTGAGATGCGGCAGTGTCGTCAGGCACAGCGCCGGGACGCCTCCGGCGCCGGTGAACCGGCCGGGGGAGCGCGGGTAGAGGTGTTCGGGCACGGGGGTGCCGTCGCGGATCATACGGTCGGCGAACGGCCGGGAGGAGGCGAGGATTTCCCAGAACTCCTCGCCGTCGAGGTCCTGTTCGGGCAGTGCGCCCGGCTCCAGCGTGGTGAACAGCTCACTCAGGCTCAGGACCGACGGGTGCAGCCGCAGCACCCGGGACACGGCGGTGGAGCCGCAGCGGCCGGTGCCGACGACGAAGGTCAGCGGGGGGCGGGACACGGCGCGCTCTCAGTAGCCGAAGCGGGCGTTGACCCGGCGCGGGTAGTACCGCTCGTCGCCGTCCCGCTCGTAGTCGGGCCGCCGCGGGGTGTCGGCTGCGGGCCGGTCGCCGACGACGGTGACGCGCCGGCCCAGCCGGTAGTCCTGGTAGTCGTTGACGGCGACGTGCTGGGTGGCCCGGTTGTCCCACAGCGCGACGGTGTAGGGGTCCCAGCGGTGGCGGCAGGTGAAACGCGGCTGCTCGGAGTGCTCGAACAGGTGCTGGAGGACGGCGTCGCTCTCGTGCCGGCTCAGCTGCGGGATGTGTGAGGTCCACATCCGGGTGACGTACAGCGAGCGGCGCCCGGTGACCGGGTGGACCCGCACCACGGGGTGCTCGGCGGACAGTTCACCGACCTGCGGGGCCTTGAGCACGTGCACGGCGGTGAGGCCGTCGAGCATCTCCCGGAAGGGTGCGGACAGCGTCTCGTGGGCGAGGTACTGGTTGCTCCACATCGTGTCGCCGCCCGCGGGCGGACAGGTGACCAGGTGCAGTATCGAGGCGATGGGCGGATTGGGGCTGAAGGTGACGTCGATGTGCCACTCATCGGCCTTGCCTCCCTTGTCGGACTCGATCAGCGTCACCTCGGGGTGTTCCTCCAGCTTGGGCAGGAACGGGTGGACCTCGACATCGCCGAAGCGGCGGCCGAACGCCACGTGCGCCTTCGGGGTCAGGCTCTCCTGGCCGGGAAAGAACAGCACGAGGTGCTCCAGCATCAGCGCGTGGATCCGTTCGAACTGCGCGTCCGTGATCTCGTTCAGGTCGACTCCCCGCACCTCGGCGCCCAGGGCACCGGACACGGGCCGGATGTCGAACTCCTCCTCGGGAGCGGGGGACTGCGACACGGGGGAGTGGGACATGGCGGACTGTGACACGGCGGACTGTGACACGGCGGTATCTCCTTCGTGGGGGTACGGCGTTCGGGGTTCGACGTTCAGGGGGCTGGCCGGGGCCCGGTGGCCGGCGCGGTCGGCCCGGGTGGCTGCGGACCGGTGCCTCAGCTGTTCACCGGCACCCGGTGGGCGCGGGGATCGGGCAGCAATCCGATCTGCTGGAGCCGGTCCAGGGGGGTCAGCGGCAGAGGCCCGAGTCCGGCCATGTTGTGGGTGACGGTGTGCAGCAGGCGCGGGTTGGCGCCGGTACAGCGCACCGCACGGCGCCCGATCACGCGCCCGGGCCAGGCCAGATCGGTGACCATCCGGGCCGCGTTGGCGCTCGTCCTGGCCGCCGAGGCGAGGAACGGGCGGCGCTCGGCCTGGTAGGCGGCCAAGGCGGCGTCGACGGTGGCCGCCTCCAGCCGGGGCCGGGCGGCGGCGTCCACGGTGGCCGTCGCCGGAAGCAGCCGGGCCAGCTGCTCCGCCAGCGCGGCGGCGCTGGTGATGGCGGTGTTCATGCCCTGCGCGGCCATCGGGTGCACGGCGTAGCCCGCTTCCCCGACGAGCGCCAGACCGGGCACGGTGAAGCGGCCGGCGAGGTAGCGGCTGACGGAGAAGAGCTGCCGGGTGGCCGCCGCGTCCGCCAGGCACGGGGCGAGCCCGGCGAGCCCCGGCACCTGGCCGACGGCCCGGGCGAGCCACTCGGTGAACGCGTCGCCGCCGAGCCCGCGCAGCTCGTCCGGCTCGGTCTGGAGATAGAGGCGGATCCTTCCGCCCGGCAGCGGGTAGACCAGGCGCAGCCCCCGGCCGGTGAGGTAGGCGGAGAAGTCGGCGGGAGCCGGGCCGGCCGCCGTCAGCTCGACGGAGACCAGCCGGTGCGGGTAGTCGGTCCGGCGGCCCTCGATCCCGGCGGCGCGGCGCAGCCGCGAGGAGATGCCGTCGGCGGCCACGACCAGCGGCGCGCGCACCACACGGTCGTCTCCGCCTTCACCGCCGGCCAGAACGAGCCCGCTCACCCGCCCGTCCGCCGCGCGCAGCGCCTCGCGGACGAGCGTGCCGCGGCGGATCTCCACGCAGGGCCCCAGCCCTTCGGTGAGGGCGGTGAGGATCTCCCGGTGGTCGTGGGCCAGCAGCCCGCGGTCGCCTTCGGGAAGCCGTCCGTAGTCCAGCGCCATGAGGGCCTCGCCCTCGCGGCTGCGGACGACGAGCCGGTCCAGGCCGACACCTCCGCGCTGCCGCAGCAGCTGCTCGGTGCCCCAGCGTCGCAGCACACGAAGGGCGCCTGGCTGGAGCACCTCGCCCTTGGCGACCGCGCGGGGCGCGCGCTGTTTGTCCAGGAGCAGGACGCGCAGCCCGAGATCGCCGAGCCCGCGCGCCGCGGCCAGCCCCGCGACCCCCGCCCCGCAGACCAGGACGTCGTAGTCGGCGGAAGCTTCCGTCATGCCGCCCCCGCTTCCTGGCGCGTCTGCCGGCCGTCCGCCGTACGCAGCCGGGCCAGCGCCTTGACCGCCAGCGCGGTGGCCAGGACACGGTCGGTGTAGCGGTAGCAGTGGCGCACGTACTCGTTGACGGCCGCTCCGGGCCAGGTGCCGTCGCGCTCCTGCCGGTCCAGCAGCCACCCGGCGGCCGAGGTGACGGACGCGGAGTCCGGTGCCTCGCCCGCGACGAGCAGGGCGTGCAGCGCCCAGGCGGTCTCCTCGACCGTGCCGCAGGACCCGGCCTCATCCCCGTCCGCCGCCGCGCCGGGGTCGTGCCCGCCGGTGCCCCAGGAGCCGTCCGGCAGCAGGCTGCGCAGCAGGAAGGCGCGGGCGCGCAGGGCGGGTTCGCTGCCGCCCTGCCCGGCCCGGGTGAACGCGACCAGCGCGGCCGAGGTCCCCGGCGTGAGTCCCCTGTACCACATCGCCTCCAGCGCCCCGTCCGGCCGCTGCTCCTCCGCGAGGCTGCGCAGCCCCTTCAGCACCCGGGCGTCGGAACGCTCCGCGCCGCAGTCCAGCAGGGCGACGACGGCCTTGGCCGTCATCTGCGGGCAGGGTCCGAACCCGCCGGGGCGGCTGTCGCGCACGGCCAGACTCCAAGAGCCGGAACGGTCCTGCATGGCCGTCAGCCAGCCGATGCCACGCCGCACATGGGGGTCGTCGGTGCCACCGGGCAACCTGTGCAGCAGCGAGCTGATCTCGGCGGTCTCCAGCGCCATCGGCCAACTGCGGTCGGTGGAGAAGCCCCAGTGACCCTCCGGGCAGGCCAGCGCGGTGAACGGAACGCTCTGCTGGCGGCGCCGGAACATCTCCCGCACCGGAACCAGCCTGGGGTCCTCGGCGTACCCGGCCTCCAGCAGGGCGGCGCCGGCGAAGCTGGACCAGGTGATGTCGAGCGGCATCAGGTCCCAGCCGCCGTCCGGCAGCGCGGTGCGGGACAGCCAGCCGGTCGCGGCCCGGACGATGTCGGGCGCCAGCCCGGAGCGGCCGACACCGAGGGTGATGAGGCTGGTGAGCCAGGGGTCACCGCTGAACGACCCGGCGTGGCGCTCGCGTTCGAAGGCCTGCCGGACGATCCCCGTGGCGCGCGGACGGAGGGCGGCGTCGAGCCGGCCGCCCAGTCCGGATCGCCCGCGCTGGACGGACTGGCCCAGCGCGAGTGCCGAGAAGATCGGCAGCCGCAGGCTCAGCGTCCGGCGGGCCAGGCCGGGCAACAGCAGCAGCTCCAGCGGCAACCGGGGCAGCGTCGCGGGGTCGCGCTCCCCGGCCAGGCTGTCGAACTGCCGCACCAGGCCTGCCATGGCGGGTTCCGGCAGGCCCTCCTCCCCGCCGCGGCTGCGGACCAGGGCCCGCGCCGCGGCGACCTCCTGCCGCGTGGTCTCCGGCGCCGTCAAGGTGAGCGCGGCAGCGGTGACGGCGGTGGTGAGTGTCTCGGTCGGGACACCGTCCATCGCCCAGCCGCCGTCCGGCCGCTGGGCGGAACACAGCCGCTCGACGGCCTGTTGGCACAAGGCCGCCTCCTCACCGGCGGGTCCGGCCCCCACGCCGTGCGCGCGGGCCGTGCGGAGAGCGACGAGCACGGCGGCCGTGTTGGCGGGCGAGAACCGGTCACCTCCGGGATCGACCACCCCATCCGCGCGGCGCACCGCGAACAGCGCCTCGGCGCCGTCGCGGACAGCACGCTCCAGCCGGGTGGCCACTGGCGAATCGGACATCGCTGACGTCAGCCCTTCGGTTGGGGGAAGCGGGACACGGACGGCGGGCCGGAGCGGCCGGGTCGCGGGGGAGGCCCGGGGGCGTACGTGCCGGACGGGAATTCATGGCGGGCCCGCATACGCCGCTGCGACAGCAGGCTCACGGCCAGCACGGGCAGCAGCACCACCAGCGCGGGGAGCGCCCCCCAGCCACCGGCGATCACAGCGGCGGCCAGCACCAGCCGCTCGCCCACCAGCACCTCGTGGGACCGCAGCGCCAGCCGCGCCCCCGGAGAGGCGGTACGCAGCAGCGGAAGGAACGCCCACGCTCCGGCCACCGCCGCCACCGCCACCAAGGCTCCGCAGGCGGCGGCCTCACCGGCCCCGGACACGTGGACGACGGCGGCTGCGAGCGCGGCGGCGTACAGCAGCGCGGAGATGCGGACGGCGGCGTCGAGACCCCGGACCACGGGCACGGTCCGGTAGCCGCCCGCACGGTCGCCCTCCACGTCGCGCAGTGTGCCGACCAGGTTGGAGGCGGTGTCGTGCGGGAGGAAGACCAGGGCCACGGGCAGCACCTGCCACGACGGGGTCTGGCCGGGCGGCGCCGCCACCCAGGCGCCGAACAGGACGGCCAGCGCGGTCAGCAGACCGCGCACCCCGTTGCCGAGGATGCCTCGCCCCTTCAGCAGCCGGCTGTAGGCCACCACCCCGGCCAGCGCGAGGGCGACACCCACCACGACCGGCCAGTTGACGGCGAGCGTGACCAACGCGGCGGCCAGCACCGCGCCCAGTCCGCAGGCCCGCGCCGTGCCCGCGCCCAGCCGCCCGGAGGGGATGGGGCGCTGCGGCTTGCCGATGGCGTCCAGGTCCCGGTCGAAGTAGTCCCCGAGGTAGTGGCCGCCCAGCCAGCCCAGAGTGGGGCACAGCCACGCGGCGACAACACCCTCCCGGGTGGGGCCGCTCGCCCCGGCCGCCGCCCCGGCCAGGCCCACGAGACCGGGGTAGGCCAGGGTGTAGGGGCGCCAGGTCTCCAGATGGGCGCGGAGCGCGGCGCTCGCCGGTGCGCTCATCGGTCTCGGTTGACGGACAGGTCGGCCACGGTGGACAGCGCGTCCCGGGCCGCCGTGCCGGGCAGGTCCAGCAGGGCCGCCTTGGCGCACGACGCCTCCGCGAGGGCCTCGGCGCGGGCCGCTTCCAGAGCGCCGGTGCTCGCCAGCAGTCCGCGTACGGTCTCCAGCGCCGCCTCGGCGGGGAGGCTGCCCCCGAGCGCGGCGGACAGCTGTCCGCGTTCGTGCTCGTCGGCCTCCCGCCAGCACAGCAGCACCGGGAACGTCGGACGGCGGTTGGCGATGTCGCTGAGCACCGACTTGCCGCTGGTCTCGGCGTCGCTGATGTGCGGAAGCAGATCGTCCGTCATCTGGAAGGCACGGCCGAGGTGTTCGGCGAACCGCGTGAACGCCTCCTGCGCGGCCGGCGGGGCACCCGCCAACTGAGCGCCGCCCAGGCAGGCCGCGCGGAACAGCGCCCCGGTCTTCAACGAGACCATCGTCAAGTAGCGCTCCAGGCCGGAGCCCGGCTCGCCCCGCAGCTCGTCCTCCATGACCTGACCTCGGCACAGGTCCACCCCGGCGTCCGCGAGGGTGCGCACCACGGCCAGGTGCCGCTCGCCGGCCGGCATCCCGTCCGCGCACTCGGCCACCGCCCGGAACGCCCCGATGATCAGGGCGTCGCCGGTGACGATCGCGTTCGGCGTGCCGTGCCGGGCCACCACCGTGGGCCGCCCCCGCCGCAGGGTGTCACCGTCGATGACGTCGTCGTGAACGAGGGAGCCCACGTGCAGGCTTTCGATGCCGAGCGCGGCGGTCAGCGTGTCCTCGCGCCGCATCCCGGCAGCGGCGGCGGACTCGGTGAACAGCAGCGGGCGCAGCAGCTTGCCCGGCGGCAGCATGGCCGAGCGTTCCAAGGCGTCCAGCCCGACGGCGTCCTCGGGACATCGGCGCTCCAACTCCGCGCGCAGCAGCCGAAGCGTCGGCTCCAGCGGGCTCACCTCGACACGGGGCGGCAACATGGCGGGGGCGGCCCCGCGGCCGGCGCTCACGCCCAGCCCTCCGCACCGGTGCGGAACTCGGCGGCCAGGGCCGCGAACGCGTCGTTGGCCTCCCGTTCGGCGATCGTGACGCGGATGCCCTCGCCGGGTTTGCCGCAGATCATGACGCCGTGGTCCGCGCAGTGCTGCGTCAGCTCCTCCACGCCCTTCTCCAGCGGCAGCCAGACGAAGTTGGCCTGGCTCTCGGCGGACGCCCAGCCCTGTGCGGTCAAGGCGCGGTGCAGCCGGTCCCGCTCCCGGGCGGTCTCCCGGCACCGCTCGCGGATCTCCCCGGCCTGGCCGAGCGCGGCGACGGCAGCCGCCTGCGCGACGGCGCTGACGCGCAGGAAGAGCTGGTGCCCGCGCAGCGGACCGAGCATCGGGGGGTGTCCGACGAGGTAGCCCACGCGCAGGCTCAGCAGGCCGTAGGACTTGGAGAAGGTGCGGACGACACAGACCCGTTCGTCGGAGCGGTACAGCTCGATGCCGTCGTCGGTACGGTCCGGATCGGCGAAGTCCAGATATGCCTCGTCGATGACGACCGTCACGTGGGCGGGCAGCCGCTCCAGGAAGGAGCCGAGCGCGCCCGGCCCGACGACCGTGCCGGTGGGGTTGTTGGGGTTGCAGACCACGACCATGCGGGTCCGGTCGGTGACGGCGGCGGCCATGGCGTCCAGATCGTGCCGCTCACCGGTCAGCGGGACGCGCACCACCGAGGAACCGGCGTTCTCCGCCATCATCGGGTACGCCTCCCACGAGGGCCAGGCGTGCACGGTGTGCGTGCCGGGGCCGGTGAAGGAGCTGAAGAGCAGTTGGAGCAGCGCCCCGGAACCCGGCCCGACCAGCACGTCCCCGGGAGGCACGCCCAGATGTTCACCGATCGCCGCGGACAGCCCGAAGCCCAGGGCGTCCAGCGTCCGGTGGGCCTGCGCGGCGGTCTCCTGGACGGCGTCCACAACGGCGGGGAGGGGCGGGTGGCAGGTCTCGTTGAGCGCCATCTGGTGGACGATCGAGCCCGGTTCGGTGACCGGCTGTATTCGATTCCATCCGCTCTTTTCTGACATCGAGCCTCCAGGACGGAGAGGTGCGGGCCGGCCGGCAGCCGGTTCGAAGCATTACGGAAACCCAGCAGGCCGTCTGGATGCGCAGCCCGAACGCGCATTCAGCAACGCCTTTCAGCGCCAGACCCTAACCTCTCCGTCTTCGGGAAAACCAGGCCTCGTCCGCGAATCCATAAAACCAGGAGTAACGCGAAGAGTTCCCGAGCGGAACAAAAAGATATGGCTTCCCACTGATCTGCGGAATATTCCTGAATCTTCCCCAGGAATCCAGCGGGAGGAATGCGGCATCCTCCGGCGGAGGTCCGCGGAGAACGGCGTGCGGGGGACCGCCATGCGGTCGTACCAGCTCAGATGCCCGGAACCTGGCCCCCGGCGCTACCCAGGACGAGCCGGCCGCAGGCCGTATTTCCCGGCGTGCCCGGCCCCCGCCCCGAACCGTGCGCGGTCTGACGGTGCCCGCAAATGCCCGTTCCGGCGGGCGTCGTCCGGCTGGAAATCCCACGACATGGGGGATGGCGGAAACAAACGGCATCTTTCAGTCGCCCGCTCTGCGCGGTGGATGCCCGGACGGATTGGCACCGATATTTCTTGCACGGAAATGCGCATTAAGCGCTCGGTGTACGTCACGGGGAATTGCCGCCGCCCGGACGGTATCCGGGGTCCGCCGCCGTGGTGGCGCGGATGTCCTTTTCCACGCCGCTGGTGACATATCCCCCGCTACGCGCGGCCCGCCGCTTTCGAGGCGGGCCGCGCGTGCCTGAGAGGGAGTCAGCAGGTGACGACCTTGCCGTAGGAGCCCATGCCCCAGTGCCACGTCCAGGCCTGGCCGTGCTGGTAGGTCAGGCACTTCGAGTCGGGGCCGTGGTCGATGACCACCTTCAAGTGCATGGCCTTGCCGCAGTCGTTGCCGACGGTCACCGTCTTCTTGTGCTTGATGACGTCCCGGCGGACACAGGACGGCGCCGTTCCCTGGATGGCCGCCTTGTCCACCGCGGCATCAACGGGAGCCGACGGGGCCGTGGCGGCGGGCGCGGCCATGGCGGGGGCCGTTGACAGGGCGGGCGCGCCGCCGAGGGCCACCACGGCGGCGGCAAGGGCGAAACTCTTGCGGATGGGATTGAGCATGGGCCGGAGTCCTCTCCGAGTGCGGTACAGGTGAGTGGGAAACCGCCCGGCGCGCGGGATCAGGAGTGCACGCCGGGCGCCACGGCCATACCCTCGGCCCGATTGCCGTATTCCGGGGATCACCCACCGCTGACCAGTGCGAATACACCGGTCCATGACGGGCTCAGGACCTCCCGCGGGTGGTCAGTCGCTGCTCGCGCGGCCCCGGTCCCGGCGCTCGACGTACAGACGGTTGCCCCTGGGGCCGGTCCATTCCAGCCGCACCACACCGGCCACGGCGGCGTCGGCGAGGCGCGAGGGGTCGGACCAGTGGCCGAAGTTCGGATTGCGGAAGAACGTCGCCCACAGGTGGCCGTCGTGGTCCACGAAGAAGTTGTTGTGGCCGGCGCCGACCCCCGCGGTCCACCGCTTGGAGTACGGGCCCTCGAAGCGGTCCGAAACGGCGACGACCGCGTCGTACTGGTACTGCACGCGGCCGGAGCCGGGCGGGTCGTAGGCATGCCGTGTGCTGCCGTCGGGATTGATGGACGCACGGTTCCACGCGGCGTGGAGGAGGTAGTACTTGCCCCCGTGCTTGAACACGTACGCGCCTTCGAGATACGGCTCGGGGGAGTAGGGCTGCTGCTGGAACTTCGGGAGGTTCGTCGTCGGGACGATGTCTTCCATGTCGTCCCGGAACTTCGCGTACAGGTCGTTGTGCAGCACGAGCCACGCGTCGTCACCCTCGCTGTAGAGGCTGCCGTCGATGTGGTGGTAGGCGCCGGGCTCGATGAAGTCCGGCCCCCCGCTGACCGGGTCACCGAAGGGCTTTTCGCGATTGCCCTCGGCGAGCCGGTACGGGCCCTCGACCCCGCCCTCGCTCACCAGGAGGAACGAGCCGACCTTCCGGGAGTGGTCGCCCATGCACGCGACGATGTACCAGGTGCCGCGGAAATGGTGCAGCTCCGGAGCCCAGGCCTGGCCGCGCTTGCCGAACCTGTCGTCGTGCCAGTACTTCTGCCAGGGCGCGACGACCGTGCGTCCGGGCCGGTTCTCGCCGGCGAACTCGGGCGACCACACCTTGCCCTTCTCGGCGCCGGGCCGGATACCGGTCGTGTCGGCCAGCTTCCACGGCCCCCGCAGGGACCGGGACACCCACACGAAGATGCCGTCGTTCCACGGGGCGGCGGCTTCGAGTCCGGGCACCCGGGTGGTGCCGGTGGCGACGTAGAGGGGACGGCCGTCGACGACGAAGCAGTTGACGTAGGTGTCCCGCATCCAGACCTGGCCGCGCTCCTTGTCACGGGGGCGCAGCTCCAGCGGGAGGACGAAGGAGTTGTCCTTGCGCGGCCACAGGTCCAGCCGGGTGTCCGCGAGGCCGTAGGGCGTGAGGCCGGGCCGGTTCGACGGGTAACGCCCCCGCGACGGCACGGCCTTCGACGGCGCCGCCTGCGCGGCGGGAGCGGGGAGCGCCGCGGCCACTCCCAAGGAACCGGCACCGGCCAACAAGGACCGTCGGGCGAGGTGTGACCCGTTCTCGGAGCTGGTCATCAGTCACGTCCTTCTTCGTCGTCCAGGGCGCCGGTGCCCTGTCTGGGAGGACCGGCGGGGGAAGTTGGTGCCCAGGGGGTGTCGTCCGGATACCCCTGGTGCTGCTCGCGCGCCGTGCGGACGGGAGGCGACGACGGCACGACGACGCCGCTGGTGAGGAGCTTCGTGGGGATGTCGTACAGGGCCGCCCAGGGTTGGCATGCCGCACAGCATGCGAACGCCCGCTGATTTTCGTCAACACTACGGAAAAATAATCCGGAGCTTCCGGCGCTCCGAAGGATCTGCGTATCGCGGCAACTCCGCAGGTCGCAGCGGGTGTTGAGGGGGAGGGTCAGGAATCACGATTGCGTAACGGGCCTTCCGTGCCGGAGTGCCGACCGGCCCGGACGCAGTTCCAGTTGGGCGGAAAATTAGGTGAGGCTAAGCTAACTTTCGTGAAGGTTGGTGATCAGACAGCCGCTGCCGCACGTCCGTTGCGTGGACGCGCGCTCGCAGCCGAAGGTGTGACCGTGGCGTACGACGACGTCGACGTCGTGCACGATGCCGCCCTCGCGCTCAGGCCGGGGGAGATCACCGCGCTGGTGGGCCCGAACGGCAGCGGAAAGTCGACACTCCTGCGCACCCTGGCACGTCTCCAGCGCGCCCGGAGAGGCACACTCACGATCGACGCCGCGACCGACGGTCTCGCCCTCACCTCCCGTGAGTTCGCCCGTCACGTCGCGCTGCTCACCCAGGGGCGACCCACCCGGA
This sequence is a window from Streptomyces sp. NBC_01775. Protein-coding genes within it:
- a CDS encoding UbiA family prenyltransferase, with the translated sequence MSAPASAALRAHLETWRPYTLAYPGLVGLAGAAAGASGPTREGVVAAWLCPTLGWLGGHYLGDYFDRDLDAIGKPQRPIPSGRLGAGTARACGLGAVLAAALVTLAVNWPVVVGVALALAGVVAYSRLLKGRGILGNGVRGLLTALAVLFGAWVAAPPGQTPSWQVLPVALVFLPHDTASNLVGTLRDVEGDRAGGYRTVPVVRGLDAAVRISALLYAAALAAAVVHVSGAGEAAACGALVAVAAVAGAWAFLPLLRTASPGARLALRSHEVLVGERLVLAAAVIAGGWGALPALVVLLPVLAVSLLSQRRMRARHEFPSGTYAPGPPPRPGRSGPPSVSRFPQPKG
- a CDS encoding polyprenyl synthetase family protein, which translates into the protein MSAGRGAAPAMLPPRVEVSPLEPTLRLLRAELERRCPEDAVGLDALERSAMLPPGKLLRPLLFTESAAAAGMRREDTLTAALGIESLHVGSLVHDDVIDGDTLRRGRPTVVARHGTPNAIVTGDALIIGAFRAVAECADGMPAGERHLAVVRTLADAGVDLCRGQVMEDELRGEPGSGLERYLTMVSLKTGALFRAACLGGAQLAGAPPAAQEAFTRFAEHLGRAFQMTDDLLPHISDAETSGKSVLSDIANRRPTFPVLLCWREADEHERGQLSAALGGSLPAEAALETVRGLLASTGALEAARAEALAEASCAKAALLDLPGTAARDALSTVADLSVNRDR
- a CDS encoding aminotransferase class I/II-fold pyridoxal phosphate-dependent enzyme encodes the protein MSEKSGWNRIQPVTEPGSIVHQMALNETCHPPLPAVVDAVQETAAQAHRTLDALGFGLSAAIGEHLGVPPGDVLVGPGSGALLQLLFSSFTGPGTHTVHAWPSWEAYPMMAENAGSSVVRVPLTGERHDLDAMAAAVTDRTRMVVVCNPNNPTGTVVGPGALGSFLERLPAHVTVVIDEAYLDFADPDRTDDGIELYRSDERVCVVRTFSKSYGLLSLRVGYLVGHPPMLGPLRGHQLFLRVSAVAQAAAVAALGQAGEIRERCRETARERDRLHRALTAQGWASAESQANFVWLPLEKGVEELTQHCADHGVMICGKPGEGIRVTIAEREANDAFAALAAEFRTGAEGWA
- a CDS encoding family 43 glycosylhydrolase; translation: MTSSENGSHLARRSLLAGAGSLGVAAALPAPAAQAAPSKAVPSRGRYPSNRPGLTPYGLADTRLDLWPRKDNSFVLPLELRPRDKERGQVWMRDTYVNCFVVDGRPLYVATGTTRVPGLEAAAPWNDGIFVWVSRSLRGPWKLADTTGIRPGAEKGKVWSPEFAGENRPGRTVVAPWQKYWHDDRFGKRGQAWAPELHHFRGTWYIVACMGDHSRKVGSFLLVSEGGVEGPYRLAEGNREKPFGDPVSGGPDFIEPGAYHHIDGSLYSEGDDAWLVLHNDLYAKFRDDMEDIVPTTNLPKFQQQPYSPEPYLEGAYVFKHGGKYYLLHAAWNRASINPDGSTRHAYDPPGSGRVQYQYDAVVAVSDRFEGPYSKRWTAGVGAGHNNFFVDHDGHLWATFFRNPNFGHWSDPSRLADAAVAGVVRLEWTGPRGNRLYVERRDRGRASSD